From Bradyrhizobium sp. AZCC 1610:
GATGAATGCCATCTTCTCCGCGGTGCAGAGCGAGGCCGCGACGATCAGGTCGCCCTCGCCCTCCCGATCGTCATCGTCGGTGACGACGACGAGTTCACCCTTGGCAAAAGCTTGCAGAACTTCCTGGATCGTATCGGCCATTTTCTCAACATCTCGCTATCTACAGCCAGTGCATTAGCCGGACTCAATGTCCCGCGCCAGCGTCAATACGCAGGGCGGAACGTCGCCCGCAGGCATACCAGGATGCCAGCCGTAGCCGGGGAAGCCGACCCGTTCGCTACGGCAGCACCTCGCGGCGCTCGCTGAGCAGCGCGTCGGTCTCGGCACGCTTGTCCTCCAGCAGCCCGGCTTGCGCGGCCTCGATCACCTTGTAGAGCTCATGGGCGTCGCTGAGCCGCGTCACCGTCACGTAATCGGCGCCGGCCTCGTAGAGGTCGTTGACGTTGGCCAGGATCTCCGCGGTGGCGACGATCTTGGCGGTCGGGTTGAGCGAGCGGACGTGCCGGACCAGCTTTTCGTTGTCGGCGCCCTTCAACAGCGAATCCGGGATGCTGAGGATGATCAGCTCGGCCTTGCCGACGCCGGCATGCACCAGCGTATCGACGTTGCTGATGTCACCATAGACCACGTGCATGCCGCGGTCCGTCAAGGTTCGGAACACGAGCGGATTGAAATCAATCACCGTGATCTGCTCGAGCACGGCCGGGGTGAGCCGCTCGATTTCGGCGACCAGCGCGCTGGCGGCGCGGAAGAAACCGAGAATGACGATCCGGCGCGCTTCCCCATGCCCGCCCTCATCTCCGGCGGCGGCTTCGTGCTTGTGATCGAGATCGCGCAAGCCCATCCGCTTCAGGGAGCCAATGAGACCGCGCGTGACCTGGTCGCTGCGGCCCATGACGAAGGTGCTCAACACCGCCAGTACCACGAAGGCGAACGACGCCGCGCTCGACGTCTCGGTGCTGATATGGCGCGCCGCAACGCCGGTCTGGATCACGACCAGCGAGAATTCCGAGATCTGCGCCAAATTGATCGCCGGCAGCAGGCTCGCCCGCAGGCCCTGCTTCATCAGGTAGAGCGGCGCGAACGTCGTCACCACGCGGCTGACGACGGTGAAGGCCGCGATCGCGAGCGCCAGCCCGATCACCGACGCACCGGGGATCGGGATGGTCATGCCGAGCGAGACGAAGAACAGCGTGATGAAGAAGTCGCGCAGCGTCGTCACCTTGGCGGTGACGTCGAGCGCATAGGGGAATGTCGACAGCGATACGCCAGCCACCAGCGAGCCCATCTCGCGCGACAAATGCAGCCTCTCCGCGATCTCGCCGATCAGGAAGCACCAGGCCAGCGCGCCGAGCAGGATCAGCTCCGGCCGGCGCGCGATCTGGTGGAACAGCCACGGCAGCACATAGCGGCTGAGCACCAGCGCGGTCGCCACCAGCGCGCCGACCCGGGCGATCGAGATCAGGATCACGCTGACCTGCAGATTGTCGAGGCTCGGCTGCACCGCCAGGAACAGGATCGCGAAGATGTCCTGCAGCACCAGCACACCGAGCGTGATGCGTCCGGGCAGCGTGTCGAGCTCGCGCTTCTCGTACAGCACCTTGACGATGATGACCGTGCTCGACAGCGCGCAGGCGATGCAGAGATACAGCGCGTCGAAATGGCCGCTGCCCATCGACAGGCCGATCCCGATAAAGAACAATATCCCGAGCAGGCAGCCGCCGATCAGTTGCCCGCCGGCGGCAAACAGGATGACCTTGCCGGCGCGCACGATCTTTTTCAGGTCGATTTCCAGCCCGATCATGAACAGCATGAAGATCAGGCCAAGCTCGGAGATGACGGTGATCGATTCCTGGGACTCGACCCAGCGCATGCCGAATGGACCTATGACGAACCCGGCGATAAGGTAGGCCAGGATCAGCGGCTGCCGGGAGAAATGCGCCAACAGGCCGAGCACCCAGGCGAACAGGATGCATAAAGTGATATCGCGAATAAGCTCGTGCATGGTTCCGATCTTGCCCCTGCCCCAACCTAGAGGTCCCGGCGCAGGGGTCAAACAAGCAATGTGTCACAGCCATAGAATGGAGGCTTTTCTCGCGATTCTGGCCGCGCTGTCGATACTATATTCCCCCGCCGCAAGCGCGTGCACCGGGACCATCGAGCAGAACTTCGCCGCCTCCCTCGCCGCGGTGCCTGCGGAAAACCTCGCCGTATCCGGCGGCGTCGGGCATTATGCCTTCATCAGCCAGCGGCGGCCGATCAAGATCGCCAAGAACTAGCCTGCAAGAACTATCCTGCAAGAAGGCCGCGGGCGGCCTTCTCAACGAAAAACAAAACAGGAGTGAACATTCATGTCTGCCGCAACCCCCTTCGATTTCGCGCCATTGCTGCCCGCCGGACTGCCGGCGCCGGCAGCGCGGTGGACCGGTCTTGCCAGATACAGTTTCGTCGGCGGCAACAATGATCCCGACCAGGTTCCGGTCGATGGGCTGATCGAGGCGGTCAATGCCGTGCTCAGGCGCGAGGGCAAGACGCTGGCAACCTACGGCCTCGCCAGCGGCCCGCAGGGTTATCGTCCCCTGCGCGAATTCCTCACCGCAAAACTGAAGCGCGACGCCGGCATCGCCTGCATCGCCGACGACATCATGATCGTCTCCGGCTCGCTGCAGGCGCTCGATCTCGTCAACAACACGCTGCTGGCGCGCGGCGACACCGTGCTGGTCGAACAGGAGACCTATCAGGGCGCGCTGACCCGGCTGACGCGGCTCGGCGTCAAGGCGGTCGGTATTCCCCTCGATGACCAGGGCATGCGGATGGACGCATTGGCGGCCGCGCTCGCCGACCACAAGAGCCGCGGTATCACGCCGAAATACATCTACACCATCCCGACGGTGCAGAACCCGACCGGGTCAATCATGCCGGAGACGCGGCGCGCGGCGATGCTGAAACTGTCGCAGCAATATGGCGTGCCTGTTTTCGAGGACGATTGCTACGCCGATCTGATCTGGAGCGGCGAACGCCCGCCCGCGATCTATGCGATGAGCCAGCACGGCGGCGTCATTCACATCGGCTCGTTCTCGAAATCGATCGCGCCCGCATTGCGCGTCGGCTTCATCGTCGCGCCCTGGGAGATGATGTCGCGGATGCTGGCGCTGAAGACCGATGCCGGAAGCGGCGCGCTGGAGCAGATGGTGCTGGCGGAATATTGCGCACCGCATTTTTCCACGCATGTGCCGAAGCTGGCGCGCGGCCTGCGCGCCAAGCTCGACACGCTGATGGAAGCGCTCAACGAGCAGTTCGGCACCGCGGCCGAGTTCGAAGCCCCCGAGGGCGGTATCTTCCTATGGGTGAAACTCCCCGATAATGTCGACACGCTAAAGCTCTATCAGGCCGCGCTTGCCGCGGGCGTCGCGATCAATCCCGGGCCGGAATGGTCGACCGACAAGGCCTATGCCGGCAGCCGGCTCCGGCTGTGCTTTGCCAGCCCTTCGCATGAGCAGATCCGCGAGGGCGTAGCCGTGCTCGCCGAAGTCTGCCGCAAGGAATTTGGCGTGCCGGAACGAATTGCGAATGTGGAGAAGCGGGCGCGGAGCTGAGCCCTCGGGCTTTGAGCCCGCGATGCCGGGCTGTGATGTCTTATTCGCTTTTGATCCCGGCCTCGGCGATCAGCTTCCCCCATTTCGCGCTTTCGCTTTGGATGAATTTTGCAAAAGCCTCGGGCGAGGTCGGTGCGGGTTCGGCGCCGAGAACGCGGATTTTTTCGATCGCGGCAGGATCGCTCAACGCCTTTACAAAGGCGGCATTCAACGTGCTGATGATCGCGGGCGGCGTGCCGGCAGGCACGACGATCCCAAACCAGCCGACGGATTCGAATCCGCTCAGGCCCTGCTCCGCCAGCGTGGGCACGTCGGGCAGGAAGACGACGCGCTTGGCGGCGGAGACCCCGAGCGCCTTCAGCTTGCCGTCGCCGATCAATTGCCTGGATGCGGGAATATCCAGCACCGCCAGCGGGACGTGGCCGGCAAGAACGTCCGTTGTAGCCGGCGCAGTGCCGCGATAGGCGATCAATTGAATTGCGACACCGGCCTTTTGAGCGAACAAGGCCGAGGTCAGGTGCATCGCCGTGCCGTTGCCGCCATGGCCGATCGACAGGCCCTGCGGTTGCGCCTTGGCCTTCGCAATGAGGTCTGCGACCGAGGCAATGCCCGCCTGCTGCGAGGACACCAGCACGAACGGGATTTCCGCCAGCAGCGTGACCGGCGCCAGATCCTTGACCGGATCGAACGGCATCGCCGCGCGATTGAGATGAGGATTGACGGTGAGCACGCCGGCAGCCGCCACGCCAAGCGTGTAACCATCCGGCGCGGCCTGCGCTACGGCGCCGACCCCGATATTGCCGCCCGCGCCCGCCCTGTTCTCGATGACGATCGATTGACGCAGCGATTCCGACAACAACGGCTGCAGGGCACGGATCACGATATCGGCACTGCCGCCGGGCGGAAACGACACGATGATCTTGATCGGTTGATCAGGATATGCGTTTGCTGCTTCAATCGCTGACAACGCCAACGACAAAACAACAATTAGGGCATGGATCATGCCTTGCCGGATCGACGGAAACATTTTGGGTCCCCCGATGATCTCTGTGGCGCTTAGTTATGCATGATCGTCCCAACCCAGCAAGCGACATGACAGCAAGCGATTTGGCAACAAGCGACATGGTGAAGACAGGCGTTCTGGTGGTCGGAGGCGGTCCGGTCGGACTTACTCTGGCAATGGACCTCGCAACGCGGGGAATATCCGTAAGCGTCGTGGAAACACGCGCCGCCGGTGAGCCGCCGAGCGTGAAATGCAACCACGTCTCGTCGCGTTCGATGGAAATCTTCCGCAGGCTCGGGCTGGCGCGGAAGCTGCGCGACACCGGGCTGCCGGCCGATTATCCGAATGACTGCTCTTACCGCACCACAGCAACAGGCATCGAGCTTTCGCGCATCCTGATTCCCTGCCGGCGCGATCGCTATACCGCCACCGGTGGGCCGGATACCGACTGGCCGACGGCCGAGCCGCCGCACCGCATCAACCAGATCTACATGGAACCCGTGCTGTTCGCGCACGCGGCTTCCATCGACGGGCTTCAGATTCTGAACCACACCGCGTTCGAGGATTTCAGCGAAGGCAATGACGGCATCGTTGCGACCGTCCGCAACCTCGACACCGGAACCGCCTTGCAGATTCATGCCGATTTCATCGTGGGCTGCGACGGCGCGCGTTCGCTCGTTCGCAAGGCGATCGACGCCAGTCTGCAGGGGACGCCGATCATCCAGCGCGTGCAATCGACCTATATACACGCGCCCGGCCTGCTCGCCCTGATGGACCGGCCCGCCTGGATGACGCTGGCGCTCAATTCGCGGCGCTGCGGCACGGTGGTTGCGATCGACGGCCGCGAAAAATGGCTGATCCACAACCACCTCAACCGCGAAGACGAGACTTTCGAGTCGGTCGATCGCGACGCCTCGATCCGCGCCATCCTCGGCGTCGGCCCCGATTTCGAATACGAGGTGCTGAGCAAGGAGGACTGGGTCGGCCGCCGCCTCGTCGCCGACCGGTTTCGCAAGGGGCGCGCGTTCATCTGCGGCGACGCCGCGCATTTGTGGATGCCCTATGCCGGTTACGGCATGAATGCCGGGATCGCGGACGCGACCAACCTCGCATGGCTGCTCGCGGCCTATCTGCAAGGATGGGCCGACATCGCCATCCTCGATGCCTATGAGGCCGAGCGTCTTCCCATCACCGAACAGGTATCGCGCTTTGCCATGGACATGGCAGGCAAGGTGTTGAGCCAGCGCCGCACCGTTCCCGATGAAATCGAGCAGCCGGGGCCTGAAGGCGACGCCGTCCGCAGGCAGGTAGGGCAAGCCGCCTATGACCTGAACGTGCAGCAATATTGCTGCGCCGGCCTCAACTTCGGTTATTTCTACGACCGCTCCCCGATCATCGCCTATGACGGCGCCGAGCAGCCGGGTTTTACGATGGCGGACTTCACGCCGTCCTCGACGCCGGGCTGCCGGCTTCCGTTCGCGAAGCTCGCCGATGGACGGCCGGTCTATGATGCGCTCGGGCCGGGCTACACGCTGTTGCGATACGATCCGGATGTAGCGGTTGCGCCATTGGCCGATGCGATGCGCAGCAACGGCGTCCCGTTCAACATCGTCGATATTCCCCCAGCGCGACCGCCCAGCGATCACAAACTGATTCTGACGCGCACCGATCAACACGTCGCCTGGCGCGGCGATGCCATCCCTGACAATCCCGCGCACCTCGTCGACAAGCTGCTTGGCCGAAGCTTCAACCTCAGTCCGGATTGATTCATGTATGGCGGAGGTGCGCTCCCAGCAACGCTTAGGCATTGCCCTCGTCGTCGCCGCCGCCATCGCCTGGAGCACGGCGCCGTTCTTCACACGGCTGCTTCCCTACGACTCCTGGACCATCCTGTTCTGGCGCGGATTGTTCGGCGGCGGCCTGATCATGGTCTTGATGATGCTGTTGCAGGGTCGTGCCGGCCTTCGGGATCTGACCAGGATGGACAAAAACGGCTGGCTGGTCGCGTCGTTTTCGACATTGGCGATGATCGCCTTCATCCCTTCGCTGCAGCTCACGGATGTATCCAATGTAGCCATCATCATCGCGACGGGTCCCTTCCTCGCGGCTGCGCTTGCCTGGATATGGCTGCGGGAAATCCCCCATCTGCGAACCATGCTGGCGAGCATCGTGGCGCTCTGCGGCATCTTGATCATCGTCGGTAACGCACGCGCCGGCTCCGACGTCATCGGTATAGCCCTCGCCTGCTTCATGGCGCTGGCAATCGCTGCGATGACAGTCATGGTACGGCGGCACAGGAATACATC
This genomic window contains:
- a CDS encoding DMT family transporter → MAEVRSQQRLGIALVVAAAIAWSTAPFFTRLLPYDSWTILFWRGLFGGGLIMVLMMLLQGRAGLRDLTRMDKNGWLVASFSTLAMIAFIPSLQLTDVSNVAIIIATGPFLAAALAWIWLREIPHLRTMLASIVALCGILIIVGNARAGSDVIGIALACFMALAIAAMTVMVRRHRNTSMVAAAAMSNILGSVISIPFAHGITAITGFDLFILAMFGCFQVALGLTLFFLGSRLLPSGQAALISTLETPLMPFWIWVGFTEIPALRVLVGGALVMDAVIADIIGDSRVQRQ
- a CDS encoding cation:proton antiporter codes for the protein MHELIRDITLCILFAWVLGLLAHFSRQPLILAYLIAGFVIGPFGMRWVESQESITVISELGLIFMLFMIGLEIDLKKIVRAGKVILFAAGGQLIGGCLLGILFFIGIGLSMGSGHFDALYLCIACALSSTVIIVKVLYEKRELDTLPGRITLGVLVLQDIFAILFLAVQPSLDNLQVSVILISIARVGALVATALVLSRYVLPWLFHQIARRPELILLGALAWCFLIGEIAERLHLSREMGSLVAGVSLSTFPYALDVTAKVTTLRDFFITLFFVSLGMTIPIPGASVIGLALAIAAFTVVSRVVTTFAPLYLMKQGLRASLLPAINLAQISEFSLVVIQTGVAARHISTETSSAASFAFVVLAVLSTFVMGRSDQVTRGLIGSLKRMGLRDLDHKHEAAAGDEGGHGEARRIVILGFFRAASALVAEIERLTPAVLEQITVIDFNPLVFRTLTDRGMHVVYGDISNVDTLVHAGVGKAELIILSIPDSLLKGADNEKLVRHVRSLNPTAKIVATAEILANVNDLYEAGADYVTVTRLSDAHELYKVIEAAQAGLLEDKRAETDALLSERREVLP
- a CDS encoding FAD-dependent oxidoreductase — encoded protein: MTASDLATSDMVKTGVLVVGGGPVGLTLAMDLATRGISVSVVETRAAGEPPSVKCNHVSSRSMEIFRRLGLARKLRDTGLPADYPNDCSYRTTATGIELSRILIPCRRDRYTATGGPDTDWPTAEPPHRINQIYMEPVLFAHAASIDGLQILNHTAFEDFSEGNDGIVATVRNLDTGTALQIHADFIVGCDGARSLVRKAIDASLQGTPIIQRVQSTYIHAPGLLALMDRPAWMTLALNSRRCGTVVAIDGREKWLIHNHLNREDETFESVDRDASIRAILGVGPDFEYEVLSKEDWVGRRLVADRFRKGRAFICGDAAHLWMPYAGYGMNAGIADATNLAWLLAAYLQGWADIAILDAYEAERLPITEQVSRFAMDMAGKVLSQRRTVPDEIEQPGPEGDAVRRQVGQAAYDLNVQQYCCAGLNFGYFYDRSPIIAYDGAEQPGFTMADFTPSSTPGCRLPFAKLADGRPVYDALGPGYTLLRYDPDVAVAPLADAMRSNGVPFNIVDIPPARPPSDHKLILTRTDQHVAWRGDAIPDNPAHLVDKLLGRSFNLSPD
- a CDS encoding Bug family tripartite tricarboxylate transporter substrate binding protein — its product is MSFPPGGSADIVIRALQPLLSESLRQSIVIENRAGAGGNIGVGAVAQAAPDGYTLGVAAAGVLTVNPHLNRAAMPFDPVKDLAPVTLLAEIPFVLVSSQQAGIASVADLIAKAKAQPQGLSIGHGGNGTAMHLTSALFAQKAGVAIQLIAYRGTAPATTDVLAGHVPLAVLDIPASRQLIGDGKLKALGVSAAKRVVFLPDVPTLAEQGLSGFESVGWFGIVVPAGTPPAIISTLNAAFVKALSDPAAIEKIRVLGAEPAPTSPEAFAKFIQSESAKWGKLIAEAGIKSE
- a CDS encoding aminotransferase-like domain-containing protein, whose amino-acid sequence is MSAATPFDFAPLLPAGLPAPAARWTGLARYSFVGGNNDPDQVPVDGLIEAVNAVLRREGKTLATYGLASGPQGYRPLREFLTAKLKRDAGIACIADDIMIVSGSLQALDLVNNTLLARGDTVLVEQETYQGALTRLTRLGVKAVGIPLDDQGMRMDALAAALADHKSRGITPKYIYTIPTVQNPTGSIMPETRRAAMLKLSQQYGVPVFEDDCYADLIWSGERPPAIYAMSQHGGVIHIGSFSKSIAPALRVGFIVAPWEMMSRMLALKTDAGSGALEQMVLAEYCAPHFSTHVPKLARGLRAKLDTLMEALNEQFGTAAEFEAPEGGIFLWVKLPDNVDTLKLYQAALAAGVAINPGPEWSTDKAYAGSRLRLCFASPSHEQIREGVAVLAEVCRKEFGVPERIANVEKRARS